One part of the Dunckerocampus dactyliophorus isolate RoL2022-P2 chromosome 11, RoL_Ddac_1.1, whole genome shotgun sequence genome encodes these proteins:
- the f8 gene encoding coagulation factor VIII codes for MATSLLTPLLLLCAVVEVHPKTVKEHYIAAVEIGWDYVHVGGGGATPDQRWPSKDAPQKYKKAIYREYTDATYTVPTPRSPQAGIQGPLIVTEPSGRVVVHFRNLASRPYSISPVGITYGKQSEGAGYEDSTGGQEKEDDAVSPGRYHKYVWDINANDGPTDDDPECLTYSYSSQVDPVRDLNSGLIGVLLICKSSALRDGQKRKNTAFILLFAVFDEKKSWYGDVGERRGSRKEYHTVNGYINATLPGLTMCQSNLNVFWHLIGIGTAPEIHSIQFQHHTLKVMNHRKVTLEVTPMTFVTAQMKPTSVGRFLISCLIHSHRLDGMKAMFTVDKCPEPTRPPGPDLRRAKYDEDFDSSDYVFEPILIPPKTPQVRSSSGKPFLTKQHYIAAEEVMWDYAPHLEATDSELQYGDTPTGPHHLDYKYKKVAYVEYTDASFTKRKKTSRTLMGPLLKGKVKDHLHITFKNLASHPFNIYPNGLTKIYPLLTSTEEKDLRSMEVPPNGTFVYVWELTTNDAPLEEDPQCLAQLYQSTVSPERDLASGLVGILLICKFDSMDKLKRLVRADKEWSLMFAVFDENKSWYVDENLYKDQNSSKSTDPEFYDSNVIYSINGLMFSGHQLVVCQTDITFWHMASVGIQNDFLSVYFTGNLFQYHGLHQAVLTLFPMTAITISMEMDLPGEWDISAFDSSLKKRGMSFRYSVCPCDGDFLNPDDIADCGDQTYLIPKGKKLQSDPQQMINVTKVSSEGRNEAPAKKEEEGIPLDILEELERNGDWIVAVKDTELERSGRRRRQAEGNWTSSREAEDGESKEELGGESVENGTDATVEPRNESPLEMNVTMEESNEILLQRNPGFPENISSNSLEMDQESESGSGQQGVNLLMDYNYTAIKNTGISLSVDYDDYNQEEKSMSAGIASDKLDMRSGKTIHRYYYIAAEEISWDYGIKKPRHLIKPREMQRGMRKFLPEYKKVVFKAYSNRDFLHPAKRGELHQHLGLMGPVIKVEVNDVLTVIFKNKASRPYSFHLQGVYDRTQGGGLVPSHSTSLPFGVPGEPVQPGEARLYNWKIARQHGPTKAEFDCKAGAYYSTINKEKDLHSGLIGPLVVCKRGTLQVDDQPKIQDFSLLFHTFDETKSWYLEENLRRHCAPPCQVNPEDPWYHISNKFSAINGYVAETLPGLLVPHNQTVRWYLLNVGGDGEYHAVHFHGLPFTVHIEQNHRMGVYNLFPGVFGTVEMIPSTIGTWLVECTIGDYQLAGMRAKLLVYDPECALPLGMQSQRIKDSQITASDHIGSWKPQLARLHQSGYINAWMGSSNSSWLQVDLLKPTLLHGIETQGVSSNLRNHYISLFTVSYSLDQEKWTTYQGNLTNQPHKFHGNMHSSNVKRNQFRPPLMARYIRIHPENSEPKPALRLELLGCDVNSCSHPLGLRSGQITTITASSYRSSLLRSWKPTLARLHQQGSVNAWRPKSNSPQEWLQVDLGTVKRITGVVTQGATSLFTEMMVTEFAVSVSDNETLWRSVLEEDSQSEKIFTGNSEPDEEALTVFEPAVFGRYLRIYPRGWVNDIALRLEVLGCDMEKVP; via the exons GTATTCAAGGTCCGCTGATCGTGACCGAGCCCTCAGGACGGGTGGTTGTGCACTTCAGAAACCTGGCGTCTCGGCCTTACAGTATCAGCCCTGTGGGGATCACGTACGGGAAGCAGTCTGAAG GGGCCGGCTATGAGGACTCCACAGGAGGTCAAGAGAAGGAGGACGATGCCGTCTCTCCTGGAAGATACCACAAGTACGTGTGGGACATCAACGCGAATGACGGCCCCACGGACGACGACCCAGAGTGTCTCACGTACTCCTACTCGTCTCAGGTGGACCCGGTCCGAGACCTCAACTCCGGACTTATCGGTGTCCTGCTCATCTGCAAGTCAT CGGCTTTGCGCGACGGACAGAAGAGGAAAAACACTGCGTTCATCCTGCTCTTTGCAGTGTTTGACGAGAAGAAGAGCTGGTATGGGGACGTGGGGGAGAGGAGGGGCAGCAGAAAAGAATACCACACCGTCAACGGATACATCAACGCCACTTTACCTG GTTTGACAATGTGCCAAAGCAACTTAAATGTGTTTTGGCATCTGATTGGCATCGGCACTGCCCCAGAGATACACTCCATTCAGTTCCAGCATCACACACTGAAG GTGATGAACCATCGGAAAGTGACTTTGGAGGTGACCCCTATGACTTTTGTCACAGCACAGATGAAGCCCACCTCTGTGGGGCGCTTCCTGATCAGCTGTCTGATACATTCACACCGCCTGG ATGGCATGAAAGCCATGTTCACGGTGGACAAGTGCCCTGAGCCCACCCGCCCGCCGGGGCCCGATCTTCGCCGAGCCAAATACGACGAGGATTTTGATAGCAGCGACTATGTGTTCGAACCCATCCTCATCCCTCCCAAGACGCCGCAAGTGAGATCCAGCAGCGGGAAGCCATTTTTAACCAAGCAGCATTACATCGCAGCCGAGGAGGTCATGTGGGACTACGCTCCTCATCTCGAGGCCACGGACAG TGAGTTGCAGTACGGGGACACGCCCACGGGTCCGCATCATCTCGACTACAAGTACAAAAAGGTGGCCTACGTGGAATACACGGACGCATCGTTCACCAAGAGGAAGAAGACCAGCAGGACACTGATGGGTCCATTACTGAAAGGAAAAGTCAAGGATCACCTCCAT ATCACCTTCAAAAACCTGGCCAGTCACCCGTTTAATATCTACCCTAACGGCCTCACCAAAATATATCCACTGCTGACATCCACAGAAG AAAAGGACTTGCGCTCGATGGAGGTGCCTCCAAACGGGACCTTTGTCTACGTCTGGGAGCTAACCACCAATGATGCACCCTTGGAGGAGGACCCCCAGTGTCTGGCCCAGCTGTATCAGAGCACCGTGTCCCCAGAAAGAGATCTGGCCTCAGGGCTGGTGGGCATCTTGCTCATCTGCAAGTTTGATTCCATGGACAAACTAAAACGCCTG GTGCGCGCCGATAAGGAGTGGAGTCTGATGTTCGCTGTCTTTGATGAGAACAAAAGTTGGTACGTGGATGAGAACCTTTACAAAGACCAAAATTCATCCAAGAGCACAGACCCTGAGTTCTACGACTCCAACGTCATTTACA gCATTAATGGCCTCATGTTCAGCGGGCACCAGTTAGTGGTGTGTCAGACTGATATCACCTTCTGGCACATGGCAAGCGTGGGCATCCAGAACGACTTCCTGTCGGTTTACTTCACCGGAAACCTCTTTCAGTatcatggtcttcatcaggccGTCCTCACCCTCTTTCCCATGACTGCCATTACCATTAGCATGGAAATGGACCTGCCAG GTGAGTGGGATATCAGCGCCTTTGACAGCAGCCTCAAGAAACGGGGGATGAGCTTTCGTTACAGCGTTTGTCCCTGCGATGGAGACTTCCTGAACCCAGATGATATCGCTGACTGTGGGGATCAAACTTATCTCATACCGAAGGGAAAGAAACTTCAAAGCGACCCACAGCAGATGATAAATGTGACCAAAGTGTCTTCAGAGGGACGAAATGAAGCCCCTGCcaaaaaggaggaagaaggaATCCCGCTGGATATCTTGGAGGAATTGGAAAGAAATGGGGATTGGATTGTGGCTGTGAAAGACACTGAACTTGAAAGAAGTGGCAGGCGGAGAAGACAAGCAGAGGGCAACTGGACAAGTTCTAGAGAGGCAGAAGATGGAGAATCCAAAGAGGAGTTAGGAGGGGAGTCTGTGGAAAATGGAACGGATGCCACTGTTGAGCCAAGGAACGAGAGCCCACTTGAAATGAATGTGACAATGGAAGAGAGCAATGAGATCTTATTGCAGAGAAACCCAGGATTCCCAGAGAACATCTCAAGTAATTCACTAGAGATGGATCAAGAGAGTGAGTCTGGTTCTGGGCAGCAGGGAGTGAATCTGCTGATGGATTATAATTACACTGCCATTAAGAACACAGGAATCAGTCTCTCTGTAGATTATGATGACTACAACCAAGAG gagAAGAGCATGTCTGCTGGGATCGCCTCAGACAAACTGGACATGCGCTCCGGAAAAACAATACACCGCTACTACTACATCGCTGCAGAGGAGATCAGCTGGGACTATGGCATCAAGAAACCCCGTCACCTGATAAAACCCAG AGAGATGCAACGTGGAATGAGAAAGTTCCTGCCAGAATACAAGAAGGTGGTGTTTAAGGCCTACAGCAACCGAGACTTCCTGCATCCTGCAAAGAGAGGAGAGCTTCATCAACACCTAGGACTCATGGGACCTGTCATCAAAGTGGAAGTGAATGACGTCCTCACC GTCATATTCAAGAACAAGGCGTCCAGACCATACTCATTTCACCTTCAGGGAGTTTATGATCGGACTCAGGGGGGAGGCTTGGTACCAAGTCATAGCACTTCACTGCCATTTGGGGTCCCAGGAGAGCCTGTCCAGCCTGGGGAGGCTCGCCTATATAACTGGAAAATAGCAAGGCAACACGGTCCCACCAAAGCAGAATTTGACTGCAAGGCCGGAGCATACTACTCCACCATCAACAAG GAGAAAGACCTTCACTCAGGTCTGATTGGACCGCTGGTTGTGTGTAAGAGAGGGACTCTGCAGGTAGATGATCAACCAAAGATCCAGGATTTCTCCCTTCTCTTCCACACCTTTGATGAGACCAAAAGCTGGTATCTGGAGGAGAACCTTCGGAGGCACTGTGCCCCTCCTTGTCAGGTCAACCCTGAGGACCCCTGGTACCACATCAGCAACAAGTTTTCAG CAATAAATGGCTATGTGGCAGAAACACTTCCTGGTCTGTTGGTTCCCCATAACCAGACAGTCAGGTGGTACCTACTCAATGTGGGAGGTGATGGAGAGTACCATGCTGTGCACTTCCACGGTTTGCCTTTCACGGTACACATCGAGCAGAACCACCGCATGGGCGTCTACAACCTCTTCCCTG GTGTGTTCGGCACTGTGGAGATGATCCCCTCTACAATTGGCACGTGGCTGGTGGAGTGCACCATAGGGGACTACCAACTGGCTGGAATGAGAGCTAAACTGCTGGTGTATGATCCAG AATGTGCCTTACCTCTGGGAATGCAATCACAAAGAATCAAGGATTCCCAGATCACCGCTTCAGATCACATAG GTAGCTGGAAGCCCCAGCTGGCGAGGCTGCATCAGTCTGGTTATATCAATGCTTGGATGGGCTCAAGCAACTCCTCCTGGCTGCAG GTGGACCTGCTGAAGCCAACCTTGCTGCATGGTATTGAGACGCAGGGAGTGAGTTCAAACCTGAGGAACCACTACATCTCACTCTTCACTGTCTCCTACAGCCTAGACCAGGAGAAGTGGACCACCTACCAAGGAAACCTCACAAATCAGCCCCAT AAGTTTCATGGCAACATGCACAGCTCCAACGTGAAACGCAACCAATTCCGTCCACCACTGATGGCTCGCTACATCAGGATTCATCCCGAAAACTCTGAGCCCAAGCCTGCACTGCGCCTGGAATTGCTGGGCTGCGATGTCAACA gTTGCTCACACCCTCTTGGCCTGAGGTCAGGGCAGATCACCACCATCACCGCCTCCTCGTATCGCTCCTCTCTGCTTCGTAGCTGGAAACCCACTCTGGCCCGCCTCCATCAGCAGGGCAGCGTCAACGCCTGGAGGCCCAAG AGCAACAGCCCTCAGGAGTGGCTCCAGGTGGACCTGGGCACCGTCAAGCGCATCACAGGCGTGGTGACCCAGGGGGCGACGTCTCTGTTCACAGAGATGATGGTGACGGAGTTTGCGGTGAGCGTCAGCGATAATGAAACATTGTGGCGCAGCGTGTTGGAGGAGGACTCGCAAAGTGAAAAG ATCTTCACAGGAAACAGTGAACCGGACGAGGAGGCACTCACTGTTTTTGAACCGGCTGTGTTCGGCCGCTACCTGCGGATCTACCCCCGTGGTTGGGTCAACGACATCGCTCTGCGTTTGGAGGTGCTGGGCTGCGACATGGAGAAGGTCCCCTAA